The following are encoded together in the Mycolicibacterium arabiense genome:
- the uca gene encoding urea carboxylase, protein MSTDERSGEEQSAGTVLVANRGEIAVRLVRAAQLLGLRTVAVFSDADRGSPHVLLADHAVRLGPAAPSESYLRADAIVAAALASGAGMIHPGYGFLSEDADFADMVEDAGLTFVGPTPHQLRVFGTKHTARAAAMAAGVPVFAGSDLLDGSADAVAAADTIGYPVMLKATGGGGGIGMQVCRSAAELRAAFDRVTRLAERSFGSAGVFVERFVERARHVEVQIFGDGSGRVVSLGDRDCSLQRRNQKVIEEAPAPGLPDDVRALLHSSSRALAGSVAYRSAGTVEFVYDAERREASFLEVNARLQVEHPVTEAVTGIDLAGWMFRLARGERGLLDAHPDGEVPVRGHAVEARVYAEDPARDYRPSTGTLTSVAFPGQAGVRVDTWVDDGTEVSAFYDPLLAKVITTGADRDEALDALGAALDDTVLHGIEVNVGMLRASIDRADVRAATHSTATLADVSDPRPRITVDRPGLMTTVQDLPGRVGMWDVGVPPSGPMDDLSFRLGNQTLGNHYGAPGLECTASGPLLRVTHPTTFCVTGAECTVRVNDAVVPMWEPVEVPAGGVLDVGAAETTGLRTYVLVDGGFDVPAYLGSASTFTLGRFGGHGGRQLVVGDVLRAAPSVSGTRTAIPVGERPAMSSEWELAVTEGPHGAPEFFTRGDVETLYGAPYRVHFNSARTGVRLEGPRPEWARPDGGEAGLHPSNIHDTAYSVGALDFTGDTPILLGPDGPSLGGFTCPVTVVSAERWKLGQLRPGDTVRFVPIRVADAPSVGDVPARIAMTTVLPRTGGDGDDGVLARRPGDRAPAVTYRRNGDDHVLIEYGDMVLDLALRARVHALHQSLRTAMSDGTVDGIRDLTPGIRSLQVHVDPDRLSIEKLLGLLVELEDELPATSELVVPSRSVRLPLSWDDPATREAIARYTSGVRDDAPWCPSNIEFIRRVNGLASQADVMDVVFAAEYLTLGLGDVYLGAPVATPLDPRHRLVTTKYNPARTWTAENSVGIGGAYLCIYGMEGPGGYQFVGRTTQVWSRYRHTAPFEAGTPWLLRFFDRISWYPVSADELLDLRADLAAGRGSVDITEGTFSLAEHERFLADNADSIARFRATQAAAFGTERAAWAAAGEFDRAERAQSRAVPLTSDLVLADGEQRVDAPFASSVWKVDVAVGDPVTAGQPLLALEAMKMETVLTAPTDGTVTRVLVAAGNQVDPGAPLVVVGAAEADVSDIPA, encoded by the coding sequence ATGAGCACCGACGAGCGCTCGGGCGAGGAGCAGTCGGCCGGCACCGTCCTCGTCGCCAACCGCGGCGAGATCGCCGTCCGGCTGGTGCGCGCGGCCCAATTGCTGGGCCTGCGCACCGTGGCGGTCTTCTCCGACGCCGACCGCGGCTCGCCGCACGTCCTGCTCGCCGACCACGCCGTGCGACTGGGCCCCGCCGCGCCGAGCGAGAGCTACCTACGTGCCGACGCCATCGTCGCAGCGGCGCTGGCGTCCGGCGCCGGCATGATCCATCCGGGATACGGCTTCCTCTCCGAGGACGCCGATTTCGCCGACATGGTCGAAGACGCCGGCCTGACGTTCGTCGGACCGACACCACACCAGCTGCGCGTGTTCGGCACCAAGCACACCGCCCGTGCCGCGGCCATGGCTGCGGGCGTGCCGGTCTTCGCAGGTTCGGACCTGCTCGACGGTTCCGCCGACGCGGTCGCCGCCGCCGACACCATCGGCTACCCGGTGATGCTCAAGGCGACCGGCGGTGGCGGCGGCATCGGCATGCAGGTGTGCCGGAGCGCCGCCGAGCTGCGCGCGGCCTTCGACCGCGTCACCCGCCTGGCCGAGCGCAGCTTCGGGTCGGCGGGCGTGTTCGTCGAGCGGTTCGTGGAGCGTGCCCGCCACGTCGAGGTGCAGATCTTCGGCGACGGGTCGGGGCGGGTGGTGTCCCTCGGCGACCGCGACTGCTCACTGCAACGCCGCAACCAGAAGGTGATCGAGGAGGCCCCGGCACCGGGCCTGCCGGACGACGTTCGCGCACTTCTGCATTCGTCGTCACGCGCGCTCGCCGGGTCGGTCGCCTATCGCTCGGCGGGCACCGTGGAGTTCGTCTACGACGCCGAGCGCCGTGAGGCGTCCTTCCTCGAGGTCAACGCGCGGCTGCAGGTGGAGCACCCGGTGACCGAGGCGGTCACGGGTATCGACCTGGCGGGCTGGATGTTCCGCCTCGCGCGCGGCGAGCGCGGCCTGCTCGACGCCCACCCCGACGGCGAGGTGCCCGTGCGTGGCCATGCCGTCGAGGCACGCGTGTACGCCGAGGACCCGGCACGTGACTACCGCCCGAGCACGGGCACGCTCACCTCCGTCGCGTTCCCCGGCCAGGCTGGGGTGCGCGTCGACACCTGGGTCGACGACGGCACCGAGGTCTCTGCTTTCTACGACCCGCTGCTCGCCAAGGTCATCACGACGGGCGCCGATCGCGACGAGGCGCTCGACGCACTGGGCGCCGCGCTCGACGACACCGTGCTGCACGGCATCGAGGTCAACGTCGGGATGCTGCGTGCCTCGATCGACCGCGCCGACGTCCGCGCGGCGACGCACAGCACCGCTACGCTCGCCGACGTCAGCGATCCGAGACCTCGCATCACCGTCGACCGTCCTGGCCTGATGACGACGGTGCAGGACCTCCCCGGCCGAGTGGGCATGTGGGACGTCGGCGTTCCCCCCAGCGGGCCGATGGACGACCTGTCGTTCCGTCTCGGCAACCAGACGCTCGGAAACCATTACGGCGCACCCGGTCTGGAGTGCACGGCCTCAGGACCCCTGCTTCGCGTCACGCACCCGACCACGTTCTGCGTGACGGGCGCCGAGTGCACGGTGCGGGTGAACGACGCGGTGGTCCCGATGTGGGAGCCCGTCGAGGTACCGGCCGGGGGAGTGCTCGACGTGGGAGCGGCCGAGACGACGGGCCTGCGGACCTACGTGCTCGTCGACGGCGGGTTCGACGTGCCGGCCTACCTCGGCAGCGCGTCGACGTTCACCCTCGGTCGCTTCGGCGGGCACGGGGGCAGGCAACTCGTCGTCGGCGACGTGCTGCGCGCGGCGCCGTCGGTGTCGGGCACGCGCACCGCCATCCCGGTCGGGGAGCGGCCCGCCATGTCGTCGGAGTGGGAACTTGCGGTCACGGAGGGACCGCACGGCGCACCGGAGTTCTTCACCCGCGGCGACGTCGAGACGCTCTACGGCGCCCCCTACCGTGTGCACTTCAACTCCGCGCGCACCGGCGTTCGGCTCGAGGGGCCGCGCCCCGAATGGGCGCGTCCGGACGGCGGTGAGGCGGGGCTGCACCCCTCGAACATCCACGACACCGCCTACTCGGTGGGCGCGCTCGACTTCACCGGGGACACCCCGATCCTGCTCGGGCCCGACGGACCCAGCCTCGGCGGGTTCACGTGTCCGGTGACGGTGGTCTCCGCCGAGCGGTGGAAGCTCGGACAGCTGCGTCCCGGGGACACGGTGCGGTTCGTCCCGATCCGGGTGGCCGACGCCCCTTCGGTCGGCGACGTGCCGGCCCGGATCGCCATGACGACGGTCCTGCCGCGCACCGGGGGGGACGGCGACGACGGCGTGCTCGCCCGGCGCCCCGGTGACCGCGCGCCTGCCGTCACCTACCGCCGCAACGGCGACGACCACGTGCTGATCGAGTACGGCGACATGGTGCTCGACCTCGCGTTGCGGGCCCGGGTGCACGCCCTGCACCAGTCGTTGCGGACGGCGATGTCCGATGGCACGGTCGACGGCATCCGGGACCTCACGCCCGGCATCCGCTCGCTACAGGTCCACGTCGACCCCGACCGGCTATCGATCGAGAAATTACTCGGGCTGCTCGTCGAGCTGGAGGACGAACTCCCCGCCACCTCGGAACTGGTCGTGCCGAGCCGGTCGGTCCGGCTGCCGCTGTCGTGGGACGATCCCGCGACCCGGGAAGCCATCGCCCGCTACACCTCCGGCGTGCGCGACGACGCACCGTGGTGCCCGTCGAACATCGAATTCATCCGGCGCGTCAACGGTTTGGCGTCCCAGGCAGACGTGATGGACGTGGTGTTCGCCGCGGAGTACCTGACCCTGGGTCTGGGCGACGTGTACCTCGGTGCGCCCGTGGCCACTCCGCTCGACCCGCGGCACCGCCTCGTCACCACCAAGTACAACCCGGCCAGGACCTGGACGGCGGAGAACTCCGTCGGCATCGGCGGGGCCTATCTGTGCATATACGGCATGGAGGGCCCCGGCGGCTACCAATTCGTCGGGCGCACCACGCAGGTGTGGAGCCGTTACCGCCACACGGCGCCGTTCGAAGCGGGCACCCCGTGGCTGCTCCGATTCTTCGACCGGATCTCCTGGTACCCGGTGTCGGCCGACGAATTGCTGGACCTGCGTGCCGATCTGGCCGCCGGCCGCGGGTCGGTCGACATCACCGAGGGCACGTTCTCACTGGCCGAGCACGAACGGTTCCTGGCCGACAACGCCGACTCGATCGCGCGGTTCCGCGCGACACAGGCCGCTGCGTTCGGCACCGAACGCGCCGCCTGGGCTGCGGCAGGAGAGTTCGACCGTGCGGAACGGGCGCAGTCGCGAGCCGTACCTCTGACGTCCGACCTCGTCCTGGCCGACGGCGAACAGCGGGTCGACGCACCGTTCGCCTCGAGCGTGTGGAAGGTCGACGTCGCCGTCGGTGACCCCGTCACGGCCGGACAGCCGCTACTCGCACTGGAGGCCATGAAGATGGAGACCGTCTTGACCGCCCCGACCGACGGGACGGTGACCCGCGTGCTGGTGGCGGCGGGCAACCAGGTCGACCCGGGTGCGCCGCTCGTCGTGGTCGGTGCCGCCGAGGCCGACGTGTCGGACATCCCCGCATGA
- a CDS encoding urea amidolyase associated protein UAAP2 → MTAPALVPGAVVLDQTVPARASWSAVVKAGDVLTIVDLAGNQAVDCLLYAAADTSVRYSAQETISRQGRIALTTGSVLRADTGAALMTVVDDEVGVHDTLGGACSKESNTLRYGQHTRAQHGCMENFLLEGARYGLGARDLASNINWFMNVPVDPDGALGIVDGLSGPGKRVALRADVDTLVLVSNCPQINNPCNAFDPTPVRMIVTRPGAE, encoded by the coding sequence GTGACCGCCCCCGCGCTCGTGCCCGGCGCCGTGGTTCTCGACCAGACAGTCCCCGCGCGGGCGTCCTGGTCGGCGGTGGTGAAAGCCGGCGACGTACTCACGATCGTCGACCTCGCAGGCAACCAGGCCGTGGACTGTCTGCTGTATGCCGCAGCCGACACGTCGGTGCGGTACTCCGCGCAGGAGACCATCAGCAGACAGGGCCGCATCGCGCTGACCACCGGGTCGGTACTGCGGGCCGACACCGGTGCGGCACTGATGACGGTGGTCGACGACGAAGTGGGCGTGCACGACACCCTCGGCGGAGCGTGCTCGAAGGAGTCCAACACGCTGCGCTACGGCCAGCACACCCGTGCCCAGCACGGCTGCATGGAGAACTTCCTGCTCGAAGGCGCCCGGTACGGCCTCGGGGCGCGCGACCTGGCGAGCAACATCAACTGGTTCATGAACGTGCCGGTCGACCCGGACGGCGCCCTGGGCATCGTCGACGGACTGTCGGGTCCGGGCAAGCGCGTCGCGCTGCGCGCCGACGTCGACACCCTGGTGCTGGTGTCGAACTGCCCGCAGATCAACAACCCGTGCAACGCATTCGACCCGACGCCGGTGCGGATGATCGTCACCCGACCGGGCGCAGAATGA
- a CDS encoding urea amidolyase associated protein UAAP1 encodes MTSDLTTVTSTATTAGAKAHARAQHGRTVDEMRHVPATASTTVPADVPADRLVWSEVVASGGYSTAVLARGTRIRLADPFGDACAHLLLHRADAPHERLNIADTVKVPWQAYPSTGHPLLSGFGRVLATIVADTSTAHDALAGTTTGEGNLARYGASAPESPSPAGRELLLLGALKHGLSQRDLPPSLSFFKGVRVDVDGSLRWTGSAGPDTAVDLLLHVDAIVLLANTAHPLDPRPQFTCSPLRVHAWSADDDLGRLTELVGPLGPEHVQALANTDADLIARGVL; translated from the coding sequence GTGACCAGCGACCTGACCACCGTCACGAGTACGGCGACGACCGCCGGCGCGAAGGCCCATGCCCGCGCCCAGCACGGACGCACGGTGGACGAGATGCGCCACGTGCCCGCCACGGCCAGCACCACGGTGCCCGCCGACGTCCCGGCCGACCGCCTGGTGTGGTCGGAAGTCGTTGCCTCGGGCGGCTATTCGACGGCTGTGCTGGCCCGCGGCACCCGCATCCGCCTGGCCGACCCCTTTGGCGACGCATGTGCGCACCTACTCCTGCATCGCGCCGACGCGCCCCACGAGCGGCTCAACATCGCCGACACCGTCAAGGTCCCATGGCAGGCCTACCCGTCGACGGGGCATCCGCTGCTCAGTGGCTTCGGCCGCGTCCTGGCGACCATCGTCGCCGACACCTCGACGGCGCACGACGCACTCGCGGGCACCACCACCGGAGAGGGCAACCTGGCCCGCTACGGTGCCTCGGCGCCAGAATCCCCGTCGCCCGCCGGGCGGGAGCTGCTCCTCCTCGGCGCACTCAAACACGGTCTCTCGCAACGAGATCTGCCCCCGTCGCTGTCGTTCTTCAAGGGTGTGCGCGTCGACGTCGACGGGAGCCTGCGCTGGACCGGTTCGGCCGGGCCGGACACGGCCGTCGACCTGCTGCTGCACGTCGACGCGATCGTGCTGCTGGCCAACACGGCTCATCCGCTGGATCCGCGGCCGCAGTTCACGTGCTCACCGCTGCGGGTGCACGCCTGGTCGGCCGACGACGACCTCGGTCGCCTCACCGAACTGGTCGGCCCGCTCGGCCCGGAACACGTTCAGGCACTGGCGAACACCGACGCCGACCTGATCGCACGGGGCGTCCTGTGA
- a CDS encoding YciI family protein translates to MFHVLTLTYVQPLDVIDQTRPAHLEWIDAEIASGRLILAGRQESGAGGVLVTGDITAEEADDLIANDPYQLAGLVDYERVGFNAGKRAPGL, encoded by the coding sequence GTGTTCCACGTCCTCACGCTGACCTATGTGCAACCACTCGACGTCATCGATCAGACGCGACCGGCCCACCTCGAGTGGATCGACGCTGAGATCGCGTCCGGCCGCCTGATCCTGGCCGGCCGGCAGGAATCGGGCGCTGGTGGCGTGCTGGTCACCGGAGACATCACCGCCGAGGAGGCCGACGACCTGATCGCGAACGACCCGTACCAACTGGCGGGCCTCGTCGACTACGAGCGGGTCGGCTTCAACGCCGGGAAGCGTGCGCCAGGTCTCTGA
- a CDS encoding NAD(P)-dependent alcohol dehydrogenase, translating to MTTTVNAYAATAAWGADAPLTKTTIERRDVGPNEVSIDIKFAGICHSDLHTVSGEWGKVKYPMVPGHEIAGIVTEVGSDVTKYAVGDRVGVGCFVDSCRECEYCQAGEEQYCNNPGMIGTYNGVGRDGQPTQGGYSDAIVVDENYVLRIPDSIELDKAAPLLCAGITTYSPLHHWGAGPGKRVAVIGLGGLGHLGVKIAKAMGAEVAVLSQSLKKMEDGLRLGASEYYATSDPDTFKKLRGSFDLILNTVSANLDMADYLGLLKLDGTLVELGMPENPMPVPAGALIFGRKSLSGSLIGGIRETQEMLDFCAEHDVTPEIEVIEASYVNEAYQRMLASDVRYRFVIDNSTL from the coding sequence ATGACCACAACCGTTAACGCATACGCCGCGACCGCAGCCTGGGGCGCGGACGCACCGCTGACCAAGACCACCATCGAGCGCCGCGACGTCGGCCCGAACGAGGTGTCGATCGACATCAAGTTCGCCGGCATCTGCCACTCGGACCTGCACACCGTCAGCGGCGAATGGGGCAAGGTGAAGTACCCGATGGTCCCCGGTCACGAGATCGCGGGCATCGTCACAGAGGTCGGCTCCGACGTCACGAAGTACGCCGTCGGCGACCGCGTCGGCGTGGGCTGCTTCGTGGACTCTTGCCGCGAGTGCGAGTACTGCCAGGCCGGCGAGGAGCAGTACTGCAACAACCCCGGCATGATCGGCACCTACAACGGCGTCGGCCGCGACGGTCAGCCCACCCAGGGCGGCTACAGCGATGCCATCGTCGTCGACGAGAACTACGTATTGCGCATCCCCGACTCGATCGAGTTGGACAAGGCGGCCCCGCTGCTGTGCGCCGGCATCACCACCTACTCACCGCTGCACCACTGGGGCGCAGGCCCCGGCAAGCGCGTCGCGGTGATCGGCCTCGGCGGCCTCGGCCACCTCGGCGTGAAGATCGCCAAGGCGATGGGCGCAGAGGTCGCCGTGCTGAGCCAGTCGCTCAAGAAGATGGAGGACGGCCTGCGGCTCGGCGCGTCCGAGTACTACGCGACCAGCGATCCCGACACGTTCAAGAAGCTTCGCGGTTCGTTCGACCTCATCCTGAATACGGTGTCGGCGAACCTCGACATGGCCGACTACCTGGGCCTGCTCAAGCTCGACGGCACGCTGGTCGAGCTGGGCATGCCGGAGAACCCGATGCCCGTGCCCGCCGGCGCGCTGATCTTCGGCCGCAAGAGCCTGTCGGGCTCATTGATCGGCGGCATCCGCGAGACGCAGGAGATGCTCGACTTCTGCGCCGAGCACGACGTGACCCCGGAGATCGAGGTCATCGAGGCGTCGTACGTGAACGAGGCCTACCAGCGCATGCTCGCCAGCGACGTGCGCTACCGCTTCGTGATCGACAACTCGACGCTGTAA
- a CDS encoding NAD(P)-dependent alcohol dehydrogenase — protein MARRVRGLAASAADQPLAEWEFERRDLRPDDVAVRITHCGVCHTDLHAWHGEPAYGNVFPLVPGHEFVGEVAEIGDAVRDFAVGDAVAVGNIVDSCGVCDMCVGGHEQFCVEFPTLTYGGVDRRDGRPTHGAYSTEYVVTEGFVYRLPEGLDPAGVAPLMCAGVTVWEPLEQWAIGPGMTVGVVGLGGLGHLAVKFAAALGAEVDLFTTSPSKADAARRLGVRQVVVSTDEEQMAEARSRYDFIIDTVAVAHDVSGYTMALKFGGTLCLVGALDPTSINPLAMLGRNLTVAGGGGRPATRRMLEFCGRHGITADVEVVPASAVGDAFDRLARNDVEFRFSLDMAGLR, from the coding sequence ATGGCGCGACGAGTACGAGGACTGGCCGCCTCCGCGGCCGACCAGCCGTTGGCCGAATGGGAGTTCGAGCGGCGCGATCTGCGCCCCGACGACGTCGCAGTGCGGATCACCCACTGCGGCGTGTGCCATACCGACCTGCACGCCTGGCATGGAGAACCCGCCTACGGCAACGTCTTTCCGCTGGTACCGGGCCACGAATTCGTCGGTGAGGTGGCCGAGATCGGGGATGCCGTGCGCGACTTCGCCGTCGGTGACGCCGTCGCGGTCGGCAACATCGTGGACTCGTGCGGGGTGTGCGACATGTGCGTCGGCGGGCACGAGCAGTTCTGCGTGGAGTTCCCCACTCTCACCTATGGCGGTGTCGACCGGCGCGACGGCCGGCCCACCCACGGTGCGTACTCGACGGAGTACGTCGTGACCGAGGGATTCGTCTACCGCCTGCCCGAGGGTCTCGATCCGGCCGGCGTGGCACCACTGATGTGCGCGGGCGTCACAGTGTGGGAACCGCTGGAGCAGTGGGCGATTGGGCCGGGCATGACGGTCGGTGTCGTCGGGCTGGGTGGCCTCGGCCATCTCGCGGTCAAGTTCGCCGCGGCCCTCGGCGCCGAGGTCGACCTGTTCACGACGTCACCGAGCAAGGCCGACGCGGCACGGCGGCTCGGGGTGCGGCAGGTGGTCGTGTCCACCGACGAGGAGCAGATGGCCGAGGCGCGGAGCCGCTACGACTTCATCATCGACACCGTGGCCGTCGCCCACGACGTCTCCGGCTACACGATGGCCCTGAAGTTCGGCGGCACGCTGTGTCTGGTGGGCGCCTTGGACCCGACGTCGATCAACCCGCTGGCCATGCTCGGGCGCAACCTCACAGTCGCAGGCGGTGGTGGGAGGCCCGCGACGCGGCGAATGCTCGAGTTCTGCGGCCGACACGGCATCACCGCCGACGTCGAGGTGGTGCCCGCCTCCGCTGTTGGCGACGCCTTCGATCGATTGGCGCGCAACGACGTCGAGTTCCGCTTCAGCCTGGACATGGCCGGGTTGCGCTAA
- a CDS encoding TetR/AcrR family transcriptional regulator produces the protein MKTAPTARGEATRQRLMDAAASEFAERGIAGARVDRIVAAAQSNKAQLYQYFGSKDRLFDAVFESHIAWLVDEVPLDARDLPGYAVALYDNCLKRPALVRLAAWMRLERNPTGTLLPDGRDAEKVTLIEAAQASGHVDPSIDPVDVLSMLTAIALSWSPSSLQVTASAREPRKVHDRRRAALARAVSQAFDASPSG, from the coding sequence ATGAAGACGGCACCCACCGCTCGCGGCGAGGCCACGCGTCAACGACTGATGGACGCCGCCGCCTCCGAGTTCGCCGAACGTGGGATCGCCGGCGCCCGCGTGGACAGGATCGTCGCAGCGGCACAGTCCAACAAGGCGCAGCTCTACCAGTATTTCGGCAGCAAGGATCGCCTGTTCGACGCCGTCTTCGAGAGCCACATCGCATGGCTGGTCGACGAGGTGCCGCTCGACGCGAGGGATCTGCCCGGGTACGCCGTGGCGCTGTACGACAACTGCCTCAAGCGCCCCGCCCTCGTCCGGCTCGCCGCCTGGATGCGGCTGGAACGCAACCCCACCGGCACGCTGCTTCCCGATGGGCGGGACGCGGAGAAGGTGACACTGATCGAAGCGGCCCAGGCAAGCGGCCACGTAGATCCGTCGATCGATCCGGTGGACGTGCTGTCCATGCTGACCGCGATCGCGCTCAGCTGGTCGCCGTCGTCCCTTCAGGTGACGGCGTCGGCGCGGGAACCGCGCAAGGTGCACGACCGCCGCCGCGCCGCGCTGGCCCGGGCGGTGAGCCAGGCCTTCGATGCGTCCCCGTCAGGGTGA
- a CDS encoding nuclear transport factor 2 family protein, which produces MAELNAREREALESYRRYVAQRELCVTGEAPWSTIGAWFTEGAVFVDPAWGRVQGRDEITRYLDHSMAGFQGWTFPEEWTMVDGDRLVTYWWNRLPGSRADGSHYQAPAFSLLHHAGDGLFDYELDVLNIAEIGELIGESAWTPGPGMAIPGPHPDRNITPPRLASP; this is translated from the coding sequence ATGGCAGAGTTGAACGCCCGCGAACGGGAAGCCCTGGAGTCCTACCGCCGATACGTCGCGCAGCGGGAACTCTGCGTGACGGGAGAGGCGCCGTGGTCGACCATTGGCGCCTGGTTCACCGAGGGTGCGGTCTTCGTCGATCCGGCCTGGGGCCGGGTGCAGGGTCGTGACGAGATCACCCGTTACCTCGACCACTCGATGGCCGGCTTCCAGGGGTGGACCTTCCCGGAGGAGTGGACGATGGTCGACGGCGACCGTCTGGTGACGTACTGGTGGAATCGGCTGCCCGGGAGTCGCGCCGACGGTTCCCACTATCAGGCACCGGCGTTCTCGCTGCTCCACCACGCGGGCGACGGACTCTTCGACTACGAGCTGGACGTGCTGAACATCGCCGAGATCGGCGAGCTGATCGGCGAATCCGCGTGGACGCCGGGTCCCGGGATGGCGATTCCCGGACCCCATCCCGATCGGAACATCACCCCACCACGACTCGCCTCACCCTGA
- the nrdF gene encoding class 1b ribonucleoside-diphosphate reductase subunit beta translates to MKLVDRVSAINWNRVPDEKDAEVWERLTGNFWLPEKVPVSNDIPSWGTLTEHEKQLTMRVFTGLTLLDTIQGTVGAVSLIPDALTPHEEAVYTNIAFMESVHAKSYSNIFSTLCSTVDIDEAFRWSEENPNLQRKAQIVMDFYKGDDPLKRKVASTLLESFLFYSGFYLPMYWSSRAKLTNTADMIRLIIRDEAVHGYYIGYKFQKGLALADDARKAELKDYTYELLFELYDNEVEYTQDLYDGVGLTEDVKKFLRYNANKALMNLGYEALFPKDETDVNPAILSALSPNADENHDFFSGSGSSYVIGKAVNTEDEDWDF, encoded by the coding sequence ATCAAGCTGGTCGACCGCGTCTCGGCGATCAACTGGAACCGCGTCCCCGACGAGAAGGACGCCGAGGTCTGGGAACGCCTGACCGGTAACTTCTGGCTGCCGGAGAAGGTGCCGGTGTCCAACGACATCCCGTCTTGGGGCACGCTGACCGAGCACGAGAAGCAGCTGACCATGCGGGTCTTCACCGGTCTGACGCTGCTGGACACGATCCAGGGCACCGTCGGCGCGGTGAGCCTGATCCCGGATGCGCTGACCCCGCACGAAGAGGCGGTGTACACCAACATCGCGTTCATGGAGTCGGTGCACGCGAAGAGCTACAGCAACATCTTCTCGACGCTGTGCTCGACGGTCGACATCGACGAGGCGTTCCGCTGGTCGGAGGAGAACCCGAACCTGCAGCGCAAGGCGCAGATCGTCATGGACTTCTACAAGGGCGACGATCCGCTCAAGCGCAAGGTCGCCTCCACCCTGCTGGAGAGCTTCCTGTTCTACTCGGGCTTCTACCTGCCGATGTACTGGAGCAGCCGCGCCAAGCTGACGAACACCGCCGACATGATTCGCCTCATCATCCGCGACGAGGCCGTGCACGGCTACTACATCGGCTACAAGTTCCAGAAGGGCCTCGCGCTCGCCGACGACGCCCGCAAGGCCGAACTCAAGGACTACACCTACGAATTGCTCTTCGAGCTGTACGACAACGAGGTGGAGTACACCCAGGATCTCTACGACGGGGTCGGGTTGACCGAGGACGTCAAGAAGTTCCTGCGCTACAACGCCAACAAGGCGCTGATGAACCTCGGCTACGAGGCGCTGTTCCCCAAGGACGAGACCGACGTCAATCCGGCCATCCTGTCGGCGTTGAGCCCCAATGCCGACGAGAACCACGACTTCTTCTCCGGCTCGGGGTCGAGCTATGTCATCGGCAAGGCCGTCAACACCGAAGACGAGGACTGGGACTTCTAG